The following proteins come from a genomic window of Gottfriedia acidiceleris:
- a CDS encoding branched-chain amino acid transporter permease, whose amino-acid sequence MTMNITQQIITVSMVVLGTMLTRFLPFIIFPPGKVTPRYVQYLGKVLPSAVIGLLVIYCFKNVNMLSGTHGLPEFISVFIVAILHLWKRMMLLSIAGGTFVYMILVQLVF is encoded by the coding sequence ATGACGATGAATATAACACAGCAAATTATCACAGTATCAATGGTTGTTTTAGGTACTATGCTGACAAGATTTCTTCCATTTATCATTTTTCCACCGGGGAAAGTTACACCGAGGTATGTACAGTATTTAGGTAAAGTCCTACCGTCTGCAGTAATTGGACTATTGGTCATCTATTGTTTTAAAAATGTAAATATGCTTTCCGGCACTCACGGTTTGCCAGAGTTTATTTCAGTATTTATTGTTGCGATACTCCATTTATGGAAGAGAATGATGCTTCTTTCGATAGCGGGAGGTACATTTGTTTATATGATTCTTGTGCAATTAGTTTTTTAA